The genomic interval gaggggaagaagaagaagaaaaggctgAGGTGTCGGTTGTTTTGCTGACTCAACAACTTAATTTGATGTGGACAAGCCACATAAGCTTGATGATGTGGACATCAGTCGCTGACTCGGCTGCCACGTAGGCTATTGGGCACCGGAAAATCTCGGGTGACTGTCCGGTGAAAGTTTTTGTAACTTGAGTgatcattttgatatattttgaagTTGGATGACTAAAGTGAAAATAAGGCAAAGTTGGGTGATTTTTCAAGAAATTAATCCCCGGTTCTTGACTTTCAAATGTTCGACTCTGGTTAGACGGATTCCATTTAATCTAAAagccctagtttttttttttttgggctaaTAGAACTGAAGACCTAGGTTGATAAAATGGGTGAAAGTGAACATTTGgtctctaaattttttattttctgatcCAAACAAATCTTTTTTGGGCTATAAACTAAGGCTGTGGTAGGAATAGCATTTTgaacatttaaataattgagtagtttttttcatatttaatttttttttttaaatatgcacACTTGTCCCTAAAATGAAAACCACAACCAATGAGTTCATAGTTGGCTCTATATGAAAAATGAGAGTGAGATATTAGAAGGTCTCGAGTTAAAGATTTGTTGGAAGTATTGGTTATAATAAACCACCGATTATGAGTGCAAATTCATAGCACAAACCCCTCACCCTTGACTGAGGGTGCATAGGTTAGACCAATCAATTCCCGGCTTGTGCACATACTCCTGATGTATATAGTGTTTATTACTTTcgtccaaaataaaaaaataaaaaaaacaaaaaaacatataatatcaCTTAAATTTAGCTAGGTATGTTGCAATAGCTTTTGATAACATAGTAGATAAATTTCATTTGAAAAGTTTATTGGATGTGAACAAACACTATAACCATGTAGACAATATTGCTGGGGTggtaactatatatatatatatatttacatacttaaatacataaaaaaaatccattaattATTGACTTCTATAGAAAGTGAAAACATGCACATAAATACTTAAAAGTCAAGACTTTCGTTGTTCACATTGGTTAAAAATGTTACTGTTGCAGGTGCTCGGAGCACTGTGGATGTCATGCTGGAGTGAAGGGGAGAAGCAAAAGAACTTCATGGAACAATCAAAGGAATATTTGGAGTTGCTAGAGAATGAGCTGAAGGGAAAAAAGTTCTTTGGAGGGGACACCATAGGAATAGTGGACATTGCTGCTACTTTCATAGCTTTATGGGCCATTATGGTCTTCAAGAAGTTGCAGTATAAGCTTGATCAATGAGGAAAAACATCCAATCTTGTGCAATTGGATTGAAGAGTTCCTAAGCTCTGAAGTTGTGAAGAAATCCCTTCCTGAAAAAGAGAAGTTATTTGCCTATTTTCATGCTAAAAAGGAAGTAATTTTTGCCACAAAGGCTCCTGCTTACTGATGGCTGAAAACATGTAGTAGTGTTTGTCGcactatatatatagtgaatgaGATTGGCATGACATGTTAAGATATATATGTTGGCCTTGTGATTCTCATCACTAGTGTTGTCATATTTGaatgaataatatatacatgtcaAATTGCATAATGCTGTTTGAATGAATGATGTATGCCATTACATTAAACggagttattaaaaaaaaatacaataactGGAGTCTAGGCCATCAATATAGGGATCTTCCATGTCACTAAAAGAAAGttagttttaaaataacatttttcatCCGTTGCTAATTCAGTTTGGAAactgatttaaaataaaaattatttatttccaaaactcttgtttttaatttaaattgaaacgagaaaataatttaaattaaaacgaGAAAAGATTCcgttttcaaattaaaaacgGGATTGTGAATGGAAACCAATCCATTTTTaacttttgaaaattaaaacgGAATAATTTGTGTTGGCAATGCATTTCTAAATTCCTTTGTAATTctgttttcaaatttataaacaaatttaaaacaaaattattaacgTTACAAACATTAGAAACAGATTTCAAAtggaatattttttgttttatttttgttccgcctctaattttgtttctaatccgtttctaaagttaattttaaaaaaaaaacaatatttaaacaaattaatccgtttctaaaattcaagtcaaaaaataaaaaataaaaaaatatatattttgtaaattatattaaaaaaaaaaaaaacaaattagtttGCAGATACAACATGCTTCACACTGATTTTCAGACATAATGGTtgttgttagttcctccggtgtggtttgtgggtattaagtaacacttaagcactcatagaagtctcacacaaaccaataaagaaagagcacacaaacaaacacaaggagacacacaacgttggtaacccagttcggcgtccactcgcctacgtctggggggccaagcccggagataaacaatccactaaaataggtaaaaatagatgagtacaaacacttgtcactcacactctcaacaataaagatcactaccctctctagattgtctggtgctcacacactctcctcaaaaaGTCACCCAAGAGCAAAccacaatctacgagcaaggtagtttatatagacgcctcaacgttccaaatatagcacatacctcttttagaatctccacggctactaatttaaaaacctgccaaaattagctgttgcaactcttgttgtaacatgaattgcaacattgccctgactgctgacttgactgagttctggttacgttgcggacgacctcaagacccatcaacctcccggtcatgcttagtccgagtcgatgcagccaaatctcccaatcctgactgccggcaactagcctacctcctcagttcctcatcacgcagtcccctcgcaaggggcgcacgttcttgtgcgtcttcacgaaacttgccaaacttagtcttcaatccacctaaatttggtcttcaaagattctccaaacttgatcttcaattcacccaagtttggtcctcaaatcttgccttcaatagatcttcagtcaatcaattcaatcatcaaggattcttcaaatcatatctccttcattcacaccatgaatagatctttctttaattaagctccaccatttttagtcttcaatcatatctctctaagtatggtcttgatatgattttgtcttcatgtttccaagaataattccaccaagatcttcaaaataatatcctccatgttagagacttactaaaaatagtttcaccaagatcttcaagatgtttgccttgcactccaagtctccttgccatgtcacaatgcttgtcacatcatcaattatgctttgtcaccttagttgccatgtcacttggtctaggtgtcaaatcatgccaataaatagtgcggttgcactaacaatctccccctttggcataatttgacacaactgcttCTGCACCCAGACTGACTCCTGTTACAACATTCTATTACAATACTGACCTGGACACAGACTAAACTGACACTGTTACAACTTCCAAGTACAACATCAACTGGAGAAGAGAAACTAGGACTGGCATAagatatcatctagttgcttacaaaatacttgagaaaatattacaaactacaactagtgagacaaaataCGATTAACCATAATGAACTGACAAACATAACAATGTTCAACACAAAAAGACTAAATGttcaaatgcccaagaaatgaaaaacaaataactagtcAGTCTGGTACAAGAacacttctccccctttgtgatATAATTGATGCCGAAGTCTTCATGAACTGTTGCAAGACTTGTTACACCTTCTCCGGCAGCTCCCACTTTCTTCAGGCCTCGTGGTCTTCATCTCCCTGAATCGTGGCCatcatcttctcttttcttcttcttctcaagaatttcTAGGCGAGATAGAATCTTCTGCTTTTGTTTGGCAATGATGAACAATTCTGCAGATAATGCTCATTGCCTCCTCTCCACATCTTCTAGTTgctctttcaacatcttctcatattcttcttcttccaatagatttgcctcttcttcatcttcaggcATTGGTGGTGGAGACACCCTTCCCTACTGGTAAATCAATTTTTCTTACCCTGATCGAACGACTTTTGAGAAATCTTCGGGTTTCTTCACTGCGTGATCGCTTCTCCCTTCCTGAGTTGTActccatgttgtaacaaataCTGTGACAGCAGTGCAGAATATCCAAGTGATGTTGAAGAGTTAGAACCGTCAGCTTCTTTAACAATATTCTGGAAGATTAGCCTTCCCAGATTGAACTTCTTCCCAGTTCCAATAGCAAACAATAATAGAGCAAGCTCCTTCACTATGCTGGAATTGTGCGGGGCTGGTAACCAATTCTGAATGCCAAGTCTAAACAGAACATTGTACTTGGCCGTAAGGGTGGATGCTGGGAGTCTACTCCCCATGACTCCGTTCTTCCTCCAGTGATCTCTTTCAGAACTTCTTCATTCAACTCAAGCCCTTCTTCAAAGTTTCCTTTCACCTCTggtttaaactccaagaatctgTTCAGACAAGCGGGAGTAAATGGAATCCACTTACCTCGAACATAAACTCTAGTAATGTCTTTGTCAGAtggtagcaaattactgtaaaaCTCTTGGACCAATGACAAACTGTAGCTTTCTGGAAATGTTGCAGACTTGTATAAACTTCTTTGTTGCAGCAGCTCAGTTAACCCATACTTCTCAAAAGCTCCTTCATCAATCATCCTTTCAACTACAACTCCTCTCCCTTCAAcagattcaaacttcttctcGGATACTTTGTCACAAAATCTGTCTTCATCACTGTATTTAGCTTGTCgggttgctttcttcttcttttctttcttagaacTTGATGATGGTTTCTCCCCCTGTTTTGTAGCTTCAGTACACCTTCTCTTGTGCCTAGGGGAAGCTTCTTCTTCGGGATCTGAGAAAGACTTTTTTTTGGACTTgctaaccttctccttcttctgggTTTTCTTCCTTAACTGGGCCTTCTTTTCAGACGCTACTTTATTCCCTTTAGCAATCTGGGCAACACGATCTTTGAGTGGGATCTCATCAGAACTATGTGAACTGTCGGATGTTGCAGGAGTTATTGTAACTTGTGCAGTGATATGGTCAGTATCTGTAGGTACATCAGCATTTTGATGAATATTTCCCAGAATCTCATTGAGTATAGCAGCAGCTTCTTCCTCAGCACTCGTGGGAGCATCTGTGCTTCTTTTATTGGCTGCTTCTTCTGCTTGTGCTGGGGTTGCTTCTTTTTCTGCAGCATCTTCACCCCTAGCATGTTAGTCTTCTGAACCTTCTCCTTCTGCAACTGTAGCGGAGTCCTCCTGTTCATCTTCCTCTGCTCTCTGAACATAAGCACCTGGAAAAGACTCACGAACCCATCTCAAGAGATCATCTCTGTCTTTGACACCTGAAGGCAAATCTTGAGACGATGTTCCCGCTTCTTTTACTTCAATATCCTGAGAAGAAACATAAGGGACAATCATTTTCCCAAAATCTTCTGATTCTTCTCTCCTTGGTGGGCTTCCTCCAGAATCAGTCCCTCTCATCCTTACTTCTGCAATTCTGGCAGCAATTTCTTGTGGGGTCGGTGGAGCACGGCGGGCCATCCTTTTCATCCTCATCTTTTCACCGACTTTGacttcttctctttctcctgatttcaaaaacaatctttggaaacaatttgggatattagggtttttatgcccCCAGTGTGAGTGGGCTAACACAACTCACCCTAGAGgtttaaaaactgataaattagGTTTTACCTCAATCAATTTTGCAAGACCTATACATACTGGGGTGATCGAAGATGATGAGCCATACATAAAAGCTTCTGAGGCACAAATGGTATTTTATGTCGATGATAAAAAAGAAGATGGGTGGAGCATACGAATACACCTGAAACCTAGAGATTTGTACGATATGGGCGAGGATAATTTAGATGTCATGGCCAATATTGAAGCTTATCCATCACAAAATATGGAGAGTTTATTTCCTGATGAAGATATACATTTACCTTTGAGTCGAGATGAGGTAGATGATGTTCATAATTTGCAATCCTCAAACATTGGAGAACAATTTGAAGCTGAAAATAATAGTTAAAGAATGGATTATGTGagttaaataattgattatattttattctccTTTTACATGTTATCAAACTATTAAATTGATTATGTGAGTTATTTGTAGTATGCCGAGGACAAGAAGACACATCACGACAAGCAATTCAACAAATTCTACAGCGAACCCAAATCATTCTATACATCAAGGTACATCTATGGCAACACCACAGATTAATGCACAAGTTGAAGAAGTTGGCCCTCAAATTAATGCACAAGTTGAAGAAGTTGGTCCTCAGATTAATGCACAAGTTCAAGAAGGTGGTCCTGTGCATCAATCAGCTGTAGAAAGAGATGAACCTCAACTTTTTAGGGGTTGCAAAAGGAGCACAAGAACATGGGATGTCCAAATTAGAGGTGAGTAATCTATATAGCATCTtgtacatataatttattttaaatttatatattgcaTGGTATCGAAGTTATAGGTGGTTGCACGCTATGAATAATAATGTCATATAAAAGATGTggtttcattttctttaaatGTCAGATGGAAATGGGGAACTGAGGCGTAAAAAAATGCGAGCAATTGATGTATACTCTCTTCCACCTGGAGAGAAAGTTGTTGTGGAATGGAATTCTCGAAATCAGCCTATTGAATTGTCGGGGGGTATGCTCGCTCAATTTATAGGCCACATTGCAAGTAATTCAGAATTTTCCTATCGGATATGAAAAGTGGCAAAAGATCCCAGAGTGCTATAAAGATCATGTTTGGAACAATATTATAAAGGTATGCAATGTTATTTATAATTGCCATGTTATGGGTTATATTTTTTCACTACATTTGATCATTTTGTAttaatgtattaatttatttgtagaCAAAATTGGAGGTAAATGATGATGGGCATAAGCgatatattttcaaaagcttAGCAAAAAAATGGCGAGACAATTGATACAACTTATATAACTTGATGAAATGTGATCCCGATGGTCCTCGCGAAGCTAACATAGCAAGGAAACCTGCAGAGATCCCTTTGGAGCAATGGGTTACATTTGTGGATAATAGAGCTCGGCCTGACACAAAGGTGATatccattgaaaaaaattagatagttgaattattatttctcctttaaatgtttaaattacaCTTTGCAGGCAAAAGCAgaacaaaatacaataaatcGCACCCACCAGACAATGCCCCACACATTAGGTTCAAAGTCCATTGCCCGACTAGAAAATGAGATGGTTATTACTTTCTTCGTTTGAgtagttttaattatatttatcaatcaTGTCGCAACATTACTTATATATTAAACAACTTGCATTCTTGGTAGACAAAACAACTTGGTCGCTCTGCTACCAGAGCTGAATTATTTCAGGCAAGCCATACAACATCTGATGGGTCTTTTGTAAATGAAGAAGCGAGGCATAATCATGTAAGTTTAATATTGGAATGTATGATATGTTTCGTGTTTTTGTGACAtatgtttttatgaaaaactaTATAACTTTAATGTACAGGAAGATCTAATTATTCGAAGTCAAGGATCGTCTGAAAATGAAGCATTTACTAGTGTTTTTGGGAAAGAACACCCAGGGTATGTTCGAGGTATGGGACTTGGAGTTGTCCCGACTCAAATATATGGATCATCTTCTAGCTCAAGCAGGAGAAGTGAAGCTAGTGGTAGCACACAAGCTGAAATCAATGAGCTCAGGGACACTGTGCATCTCTTAAGGCAACAAGTACAAGAAAATGAACAACGATTTCAGCAACAATTATCAATTCTTACCCAACAATTGGCAAACCAAAATCAGAACATACATTCAAATcaagttttgtttaaatttctttgaCATTTATAGGTATTATTTGGTAAGATTGTGTTGATTAGGTTAGGGTTAATGTTTACATTTTtaagatttcatttttttttcctcaaattttatattgataatCTTTGACATAGGAAAATTTGGTATCACCAATTATTGGAAGACGTTCATCACACGGTAGTCACACGGCTCATTGTGCACAAAATTCAGATGAATCTACATAGGATAGATGTGACAGTAAGGTAAGTAAATCCTCGTGcactatttttctatttgaagTATGAAATTATAGTTGGTGTTttgctatttattaatttaatgtttcttttgcAAGTTTTGTTGTATGTGTTTTCAGGCCAAAGCAAGAATATGACGACATTGAATGATGCGATGCCATGTTCAACCCACTGAATCTGCAGTTGATTCCCAGTTTTTCAACCATCTTttgttaaatcttttttttgtgaactttaGTTTCTTGTGATGCAAGTTGTTTATGTTATTTGTGGAATGCTCATGTTAGCTGTAGTCTATGCGGTActgatttatattatattttgcatttcttttgCTTTCAAACTTTAGTTTCGTGTGATGCCAGTTGTTTATCACATACATCTGCCTTGTCTTCATAATTTTGAATGCCCGGGAAGCAACAATCTGTGATATCTTTCAATGCAGTATTGTTCAAGTGatgttttaatcttttcatTGATTAATACTCTTTTATAAAGCATGTAAACTTTAGTATCatcttctctcatttttcttctATGAAAACATATGTCTTCTCTACACAGCATTTGACTTCCGTATACTACATTGCTTTGTTTCATTTCTGATTAAAATTAACATTTCTTTGAATTAAGATGAAAGTTGACTGTTTACTGATAATTTCttgtactgttttttttttaatttttttctttagcaaGGCGAAGTACATCTGATTTTGCAATCACTAATGGATATAAGCTCATCAATTTTTCTTGAAGTTATATCCTGTACCAAGCTTTTCCCATCTACTTTCTTCAGGTTATTTCTGCTGCCAGGCTGTTAAGCGTGAGGATGTAGTTGGGCTGTGAAGAAGCTTTTTTTCTTATCCAACAATCTGCATGTCAGTTGGTCTCAAATGAGACAGCTATTTTTACTGGTTGTGATGTTGGTGGATGCTTGATtcagtattgtttcaatttgttCACTATTAGATAGGAATCATTGTTGTGCATTTTCAAGGTTTGGATTATAAATGATGATTTTCGTTTGTAGTTGCTTTTAATGGAGCATCCTGGACTGACCCTGATTTTGTTGCTTTGATGATCATTCAATCAGTGTTAGATTCCTGGAATAAGAAGTTCAACTGCGAACAATTATTTGCAGAATGTGGATAGTACCTGAAGCAAAAGAAGTCCTGTCTGAGCCAACATTTCTTGAAGAAAACAGCCTGTAAGCCTCTCTGAAAGCTCTTGATATTATGTTCAACTCTGCCCAGCTAACAGCTCTAGCGATATTCTCAGTTTGCTCAAAAGGATCTTCAATCTGGAAAAGCATGAATTGTTAATCAGCAGATGTTCTTTGTTTCATGCAGTCGATGCACGTGCATCTCATGGGTACCGGAAGGAGATGGCGTATGACAGAGTGGGTTAGAGTGATTATACAAATTGTCAGTgaatgtttttccttttattgGTTTTGTATCTCACTTTTACTCAGATGGTTTTGCTTTATTTGTTTAGAGCAAGGATGGTGCTACTGATTATTCCTTTCCGGTGGTCAAGGATCAAACACAATTCACAGCTTTACATGCCAGATCTAGTAAGGCTATCTTTTAACATACATATATTCTATTCTGTTTTCGGGTAAAAGTTCTATGAATTTgttaatattgttaaaaaataatttgagttATCAGCAACTGTTAAGCGTAGATATTTTCTGCAGTTTGGTGAATTGCATGTGATGTTTAAGTTTGAgaccaaattattttttaacaaaagggGATTTCTTTCAGGTGGGCTTTCTTTTGGTTCTCCTCAAACTTTTTATAGTCCTTCAGAACCATCACCAAATTACCATTGCCATCATACTGACATAGTATGCTTGCATATGATGTGAGATACATTGAAGAGTGTGATTATACCCTTCGTTTGGTGATTAGTATTAGTAGCTTTGAGGTTTCTTTTCTTGCCATTGCCCGGTATTGTCGATCCCTCAAGAGCCATATGTGTCATTCTCCTACCTAAATACAGCTAGTTTGTGGATGTTTGATTTTTCTAGAATATTCTATATGAGATCCTACCATGTAACTTATCTCACTCGGTTGCTTGTGTAACTTTCAGTGCTTTCTTGAGGAGAGCCGGCAATTGATGCGTCTACCACCTCGCCAATCCACTGCTAAAGCAGATCTCATGGTCCCATTTCAGCTTGTAAGattcagattttttttcatCGAAACTCGTTACATCAATGAAATTGCATCCTCTGGTTGGTACATTAGGCTTGGGTAGAGGCCCTGACTAGGGGTCGGAatgctttatttattaaaacgaGTATGAACTATTTCCATTACTTAATGCAGGCTTCATTAAAGACTATAGGTGTGAAGACAAATACTTTTCAAGAGTCTCACTTAGGTCGGTGCCTTTTGTCTACCATTTGCCGCATATTATTGAATTATATTGAGTtcaaatcatttaaaattgtttGGTATTGATCATCACAGTCAGTAAATCCAGCCACAGtcatttaaatttgttaaagaaATCCCTGTTTTGTGTCATAACTCCTCTTTTTCCTATATACTTATCATATTTTCCTTTATAAGGGCAGAAAAGATTATTGAAACAAAgataaatgtctcatatttttaatcttcCAGTAGGAAATCTAGTTTATACTTACCCAAGATGAACTTCACAAAAAACCACCTCACCAAGTTGAGTTCTCAGActgtatttagttttatttcaaaatgattaGTAGTATCTTGAGATGCAATGCTTAATCTTATTTTGAAAGCATTACTTGGTGTGTAGGATCTTGACAATTATAGCCTCTACTggtctctttatttatttttgtaagaaatcaGACTGAGATTTGCTTGTCTAACATGGTAATGAAGTTGTATACTGGAGTTATAGTAGAAGCTAATGCTGCTTACACTCATTTGTAGGTCTTTGTTGCCGGTTACACTGCAGGACAGAGAGCAAAACATGTACCTCGCGGGAAATGCATCGCCGAGCTATCAATTTTAGCAGGAACTACATTGACCATGATCTTCCTCGTCGTGCTGAACGTATTCCCTTCACTCCTAGGTACATCATCCCCATTGCAGGCATGATGGTTGGTAATGCCATGGCTGTTACTGGAGTCACCATGAAAAGGCTTCGCGAAGAGCTCAAGACCCAAGACCCAAATGAACCTGGTTTTTATCCAATCCTTTAAGCTCTTCTTCTACTGCTCATTTATAATTCTTAATGTTATAAAGTCTTAATAAGAGAGTTGTTTGTTTTTAGGTTGAGACTGCATTGGCACTAGGGGCAACACCAAGGCAAGCAACACTCCAATTTGAAATGATGACAAAGTATGAAATGATGAGTCTTGTTCTCCAATTTGTTTATAGGTTTAATTGTCTAGCttgtgattattataattaatatgtttGCAGCATTGACTGAGAGAAAACTTGTAAATTTcacttaatttttaatgaattataaataaatattttttttatttttaaatattaactgAATGAGTTCAATATATATGCACaggattcatatatatatatatatatatatatatatatatatatatatatatatatatatatatatatatatctaattgtcaaaaaattaaataaaaaaaattaaaaatgattttaaaaaaaaatccaaaatcacGGCGGTTTAAGCATGAACCGCCACCAATTTCTGCGAATTCCGGTGTCTGCGAATTCCGCCAAAATATTTTTCAGCCGTTATTTAACTGCCGAAAGTTGTTGTATACATTTTGCGGCGGTTGTTCCGGCCGTTCTATAAAACCGGCGTGAATTACGCTGCTGACGTTGGTATACACGGCGATTTTGTAACTGCCAGCGGTTTCATTTGGCGGCGGTTAGAACCGCCGTTAAATGACTTTAAAACCGCCCCCAAAAACATGATTTCTTGTGGTGCTCctatcattcttgtgttttcatttcGGTCACCCATCCTTAAAAAGTTTCAATTTGATCTCattcttttagtttttgttacattttgatCACTAGAGCATACACCTTTAACAGTGATCACATGTGATATACTACAAGATACATCTCTTCTCAAAGCTTGCATCTAAGCTGGCATATGCCACGTGTGATCACAGTTAACGATGAATGTTCAAGTGACCAAATTgtactaaaaattataaatgagggatcaaatcataactttctaaagCTGAGTGATCAAAATAGAAACATACAAAAAGTAGAGGATCAtctctattttatatatatataacatttgtttaattatctTAATAGATTCTAAACTTCTATAGaaagtgaaaacatgcatataaATACTTTTCTCTCCTAACAAGAGGTTGACAGTCACATTTATACCAAAGTGCCATGTTCACGTTTCTTAAAACAATGGATGTAAATACTTGAAAGTCAAGACTGTTGAGAGTTGATTGAAGGTATTGGGGGAGTATGGCAAGAAGCATGGTGTGAAGGATGGCAAGCATGGTTGGAGAGCAGGGACTTGTTCATGTACAATTAAGGAGACAAGCATAGTTTGAGAAGGCTTTGTTAAGCATGGGGCAAGTTAATGTACTATGAGATATCATATTAAGGTATGGTAGTGTATGGATAAGAGCATGGTAGTGTATGACCAAAGGTATGGTAGTGGTAACTTGTGTTGACTATTTTGTCTTAGtgttttgtatatataatgGATGGAAGTGGTGTTTTGTGGTTGGCCAATTTGCAACCTTTGAAGAGTCTTCCACTAACTTTACCCTTGCTTTAGAAACTGGTTTCCTTTGTTTATTCAACTTCTGTAggagcatttcatcaaacatttgTGTTTTTCCCTGGTTTTAGCTCATCTTTGATCCAACAATATGGTATTAAAGCTAATGGATCCCAATGGCACACCGGTGAGTCTCTTGCAGCCTTCTTTTCCAGTGTTCAAATGGCAAGACTATGGAAGGTAGAGTCCTCGGATGAAGACTGTGTTTTGATCCTAAGAGTTGTAGGATCTTATAGAGAAAGGTGTTGCTGAGAAGACTGAGgatgaagaaaagatagggaGAACAAGAAGCTTGATGCTAAAGCCTTGTGTCTCATCCAACAAGCTATGGATGAGCCAATACTGGACAAGATCGATGAAGCTGTCTTGACTCGTGCTGCTTGGGAGATAATCAGGAAGTAGTACCAAGGTTCTTCCATGGTACTCTTTATGAGGAAGCAAGCTCTCTGGCAAAGCTTCGAGGCATTATAGATGGATGACAGTGAGAGCATCCAAGACTACTACTTAAGAGTAATGACAATTGTTAATCAAGTATGTGGGCTTGATCACAAGTTAGGTGAAGATGAAGTGGTATCCAAAATGGTGAGAAGCAAAGCTCAAAAATT from Dioscorea cayenensis subsp. rotundata cultivar TDr96_F1 chromosome 7, TDr96_F1_v2_PseudoChromosome.rev07_lg8_w22 25.fasta, whole genome shotgun sequence carries:
- the LOC120265275 gene encoding LOW QUALITY PROTEIN: probable glutathione S-transferase (The sequence of the model RefSeq protein was modified relative to this genomic sequence to represent the inferred CDS: deleted 1 base in 1 codon) — its product is MGEKVKLFGSYASPFSSRVELALKLKGVPFENIEEDLANKSALLVQYNPVHKKIPVLLHGGRPVIESLIILEYIDETWDGNHAILPKDPFERALARFWVKFIDDKVLGALWMSCWSEGEKQKNFMEQSKEYLELLENELKGKKFFGGDTIGIVDIAATFIALWAIMVSRSCSISLINEEKHPILCNWIEEFLSSEVVKKSLPEKEKLFAYFHAKKEVIFATKAPAY
- the LOC120265276 gene encoding uncharacterized protein LOC120265276 → MARRAPPTPQEIAARIAEVRMRGTDSGGSPPRREESEDFGKMIVPYVSSQDIEVKEAGTSSQDLPSGVKDRDDLLRWVRESFPGAYVQRAEEDEQEDSATVAEGEDTDHITAQVTITPATSDSSHSSDEIPLKDRVAQIAKGNKVASEKKAQLRKKTQKKEKVSKSKKKSFSDPEEEASPRHKRRCTEATKQGEKPSSSSKKEKKKKATRQAKYSDEDRFCDKVSEKKFESVEGRGVVVERMIDEGAFEKYGLTELLQQRSLYKSATFPESYSLSLVQEFYSNLLPSDKDITRVYVRGKWIPFTPACLNRFLEFKPEVKGNFEEGLELNEEVLKEITGGRTESWGVDSQHPPLRPTPHNSSIVKELALLLFAIGTGKKFNLGRLIFQNIVKEADGSNSSTSLGYSALLSQYLLQHGVQLRKGEAITQ